From Bacillus basilensis, a single genomic window includes:
- a CDS encoding acyl-CoA synthetase: MGITKEYKKHASLQPNKIAIKECDRVLTYKEWFESVYKVANWLNEKESKNKTIAIVLENRIEFLQLFAGAAMAGWVCVPLDIKWKQDELKERIAISNPDMIVTERYKLNDLPGEEGRVIEIDEWKRMIEKYLPTYFPIENVQNAPFYMGFTSGSTGKAKAFLRAQQSWVHSFDCNIHDFHMKKEDSILIAGTLVHSLFLYGAISALYVGQTVHIMRKFIPNQVLDKLETEHISVMYTVPTMLESLYKENRVIENEMKIISSGAKWEAEAKEKIKSIFPNAQKYEFYGASELSFVTALVDEESNRRPNSVGKPCHNVQVRICNEAGEEVQKCEIGTVYVKSDQFFMGYILDKVLVSELTADGWMTVRDVGYEDEEGFIYIVGREKNMILFGGINIFPEEIESVLHEHPAVDEIVVIGVKDSYWGEKPVAIVKGSATKQQLKSFCLQRLSSFKIPKEWHFTDEIPYTNSGKVARVAAKSMIGNREKIHE, encoded by the coding sequence ATGGGGATTACAAAAGAATATAAAAAGCATGCTTCTTTACAACCGAATAAAATAGCGATAAAGGAATGTGATCGAGTTTTAACATATAAAGAATGGTTTGAGTCAGTGTATAAAGTAGCAAACTGGTTGAATGAAAAAGAATCGAAGAATAAAACGATAGCAATTGTATTAGAAAATCGTATAGAGTTTTTACAACTATTCGCTGGTGCTGCTATGGCCGGATGGGTTTGTGTGCCACTAGATATAAAGTGGAAACAAGATGAGCTCAAAGAAAGAATTGCAATTAGTAATCCGGATATGATTGTGACAGAGAGATATAAGTTAAATGATCTACCTGGTGAAGAAGGAAGAGTAATTGAAATTGATGAGTGGAAAAGGATGATTGAGAAATATCTTCCTACATATTTCCCTATAGAAAATGTACAAAATGCTCCTTTTTATATGGGATTTACATCAGGATCGACTGGGAAAGCAAAAGCATTTTTACGTGCACAACAGTCGTGGGTTCATAGTTTCGATTGTAATATACATGACTTTCATATGAAAAAAGAAGATTCTATTTTAATAGCTGGGACGCTCGTTCATTCTCTTTTTTTATACGGTGCAATAAGTGCATTATATGTAGGACAAACGGTGCACATTATGAGAAAGTTTATTCCAAATCAAGTACTGGATAAGTTAGAAACGGAACATATTTCGGTCATGTATACAGTTCCTACAATGCTTGAATCTTTATATAAAGAAAATAGAGTAATAGAAAATGAAATGAAAATTATTTCGTCAGGAGCGAAATGGGAAGCTGAAGCGAAAGAAAAAATAAAGAGTATATTCCCTAATGCGCAAAAATACGAATTTTACGGTGCATCGGAATTAAGCTTTGTAACAGCACTAGTTGATGAAGAGAGTAATAGAAGGCCAAATTCAGTAGGGAAACCTTGCCACAATGTGCAAGTGCGAATATGTAATGAAGCAGGAGAAGAAGTGCAGAAATGCGAGATAGGAACTGTTTATGTGAAAAGTGATCAGTTTTTTATGGGATACATATTGGATAAGGTTTTAGTTTCAGAGTTGACTGCAGATGGCTGGATGACAGTGCGAGATGTAGGTTATGAAGATGAAGAAGGATTTATTTATATTGTCGGTAGAGAGAAGAATATGATTTTATTTGGAGGAATTAATATTTTCCCAGAAGAAATAGAAAGTGTATTACATGAACATCCAGCTGTAGATGAAATAGTTGTAATTGGTGTGAAAGATAGTTACTGGGGTGAAAAACCTGTCGCCATCGTAAAAGGAAGTGCTACGAAGCAACAATTAAAGAGTTTTTGCTTACAACGATTATCTTCGTTTAAAATACCGAAAGAATGGCATTTTACAGATGAAATACCGTATACAAATAGCGGGAAAGTTGCTCGTGTTGCAGCAAAAAGTATGATTGGAAACCGGGAGAAAATACATGAATAG
- a CDS encoding ABC transporter ATP-binding protein: MSNLLEIENLSKSFGNKVVLRDVSFNVPSGSIVGFIGDNGAGKSTTFKTVLELISKDSGTVKIFGEENINKDAKIKEKIGVVFDAMNLPAHLTIKQLNKVFEKMFESWDQDNFYRLVNTFSLPTNEKVGKFSRGMSMKLTIAVALSHNARLLILDEATGGLDPSSREGVLEELKSFVSKSNGGILLSSHIMSDVEKVASHLIIIKDGEILLNEEKDKVLDSYAIVDVDVEQLALINKDIVVAKRDHGSYFNVLVSDVHKLPSGIAHRTISIEEMSVLLTRSEK; encoded by the coding sequence ATGTCAAATCTTCTAGAAATTGAAAATTTAAGTAAATCATTTGGAAACAAAGTTGTTTTAAGAGATGTTTCCTTCAATGTGCCGTCGGGGTCAATTGTTGGATTTATTGGTGACAATGGGGCAGGGAAATCAACAACCTTTAAAACAGTACTAGAATTAATTTCTAAAGATAGTGGTACAGTAAAAATATTTGGTGAAGAAAATATAAATAAAGATGCCAAGATTAAGGAAAAGATAGGAGTCGTATTTGATGCTATGAATCTACCGGCTCATCTTACAATAAAGCAATTAAATAAGGTTTTTGAAAAGATGTTTGAATCTTGGGACCAAGATAATTTTTATAGATTAGTAAATACTTTCTCTTTACCTACTAATGAGAAAGTAGGTAAATTCTCGCGTGGGATGTCAATGAAACTAACTATAGCTGTTGCACTGTCGCATAATGCCAGATTATTAATCCTAGATGAGGCGACGGGAGGTCTGGATCCTTCATCTAGGGAGGGCGTGTTAGAGGAATTAAAAAGTTTTGTGAGTAAAAGTAACGGTGGTATATTACTTTCTTCTCATATTATGAGTGATGTAGAAAAAGTAGCTAGCCACCTTATCATTATAAAAGATGGAGAAATTTTATTGAACGAAGAAAAAGATAAGGTTTTAGACAGTTACGCTATTGTAGATGTTGATGTGGAACAACTAGCTTTAATCAATAAAGATATAGTTGTGGCAAAGAGAGACCATGGTTCTTATTTCAATGTACTCGTATCAGATGTGCATAAATTACCAAGTGGTATTGCTCATAGAACCATCTCGATAGAAGAAATGAGTGTCTTATTAACGAGGAGTGAAAAATAA
- a CDS encoding long-chain fatty acid--CoA ligase, with amino-acid sequence MMMNVPLTISSMMERAEKLFSKKEIVSRTHDTVTTLTYKQLGERTRRLSSALKKLGIKEGERIGTLAWNHHRHVEAYFAIPGIASVLHTINIRLSPQHISYIIQHAEDRILLIDEDLVPLVEKIQSQLSTVQAYIIMTDKDELPKTILQPVYHYEKLLEEGDPNFQFVKDIDENTPAGMCYTSATTGNPKGVVYTHRSTVLHCMALGLADTAALSESDAAMAIVPMFHVNAWGLPFAATWFGSKQVLPGPMFTPKILLEMIQSEKVTLAAGVPTIWLGVLQELENNSYDLSSMTRILCGGAAAPKSVIKAFEQKHNVPFIHAYGMTETSPLVTLARLKSYETELSYEEQLEIRSKQGYLVPGVEMKVVGTNGEVKWDGTEMGELCLRAPWIAESYYNDERTVEGFRDGWLYTGDVVTVDEEGCVKIVDRTKDVIKSGGEWISSVDLENALMAHDAIFEAAVVAVPHPQWQERPVACVVQKKNSAVTKEEIYEFLKPQFAKWWLPDDIVFMEEIPKTSVGKFLKQALRKELEHLHEEK; translated from the coding sequence ATGATGATGAATGTACCGCTAACAATTAGTTCTATGATGGAAAGAGCAGAAAAACTGTTTTCAAAGAAAGAAATTGTTTCACGGACACATGATACAGTTACGACGTTAACGTATAAGCAGTTAGGTGAAAGGACGAGAAGGCTTTCCAGTGCGTTGAAAAAATTAGGGATTAAAGAAGGCGAGCGTATAGGAACGTTAGCGTGGAATCATCATCGACATGTGGAAGCGTATTTTGCTATTCCTGGTATTGCTTCCGTTTTACACACAATTAATATTCGTTTATCTCCTCAACATATTTCATACATTATTCAGCATGCAGAAGATCGAATTCTACTTATCGATGAAGATCTCGTACCACTCGTTGAAAAAATTCAATCACAATTATCAACTGTACAAGCCTACATTATTATGACAGATAAAGATGAACTTCCAAAAACTATACTTCAGCCTGTATATCATTATGAAAAGCTATTAGAAGAAGGCGATCCAAATTTCCAATTTGTAAAAGATATTGATGAAAATACACCTGCTGGTATGTGTTATACGTCAGCGACTACAGGAAATCCAAAAGGTGTTGTATATACGCATCGTAGTACTGTTTTGCATTGTATGGCACTTGGTTTAGCGGATACAGCTGCCTTATCGGAAAGTGATGCGGCAATGGCGATTGTACCGATGTTCCATGTGAACGCTTGGGGACTTCCTTTCGCAGCTACTTGGTTTGGGTCAAAACAAGTTCTGCCAGGACCAATGTTTACGCCTAAAATTTTATTAGAAATGATCCAATCAGAAAAAGTGACGTTAGCTGCCGGTGTGCCGACAATTTGGCTTGGTGTATTACAAGAATTAGAAAATAATAGTTACGATTTATCTAGTATGACGAGAATATTATGCGGAGGTGCAGCTGCACCGAAAAGCGTTATTAAAGCATTTGAGCAGAAACATAATGTTCCTTTCATTCATGCATATGGGATGACGGAAACAAGTCCACTTGTAACACTTGCACGTTTAAAAAGTTATGAAACGGAATTATCGTATGAAGAGCAACTAGAAATCCGATCAAAACAAGGATATCTTGTACCTGGTGTAGAGATGAAAGTAGTCGGTACAAATGGTGAAGTAAAGTGGGATGGTACGGAGATGGGAGAACTATGTTTACGAGCGCCATGGATCGCTGAAAGTTATTATAACGATGAGCGTACTGTTGAAGGTTTTCGTGATGGCTGGTTATATACAGGAGATGTCGTTACGGTTGATGAGGAAGGCTGCGTGAAAATTGTTGACCGTACGAAAGATGTTATTAAAAGCGGTGGAGAATGGATTTCCTCAGTTGACCTTGAAAATGCTTTAATGGCACATGATGCTATATTTGAAGCGGCTGTCGTTGCTGTACCTCATCCGCAGTGGCAAGAGCGACCGGTTGCTTGCGTTGTTCAAAAGAAAAATAGTGCAGTAACAAAAGAAGAAATATATGAGTTTTTAAAACCACAGTTTGCGAAGTGGTGGTTACCAGACGATATTGTATTTATGGAAGAAATACCGAAAACATCTGTTGGGAAGTTTTTAAAACAAGCGCTTCGGAAAGAACTTGAGCATTTGCATGAAGAGAAATAA
- a CDS encoding GNAT family N-acetyltransferase produces MSTIVTLNTASEIENAEIHMLSSRLALLQAISGNPMQVQMKKFGSATAFSSKIIAGPAFNTVKGVTFTNTDEIDAIISYYQSLQIPCRFEITPAQGTAELFQYLSEKGFYQSSFHTALYSKPKEDPSLLPSNISVRKLKENEFDIFADIYVRGFNMPSFTKDGVRQNNKILYNKLGWHFFIAEVQNTPASIGVLYINNGVASLAASATLPEFQRKGCHTALIQKRIETAIESNCHLIVGQARFGSGSQNNMERAHMKIAYTKSIWTAKNI; encoded by the coding sequence ATGAGTACTATTGTGACACTTAATACAGCAAGTGAAATTGAAAACGCAGAAATACATATGCTTTCTTCTAGATTAGCGCTACTACAAGCAATAAGCGGAAATCCAATGCAAGTACAAATGAAAAAGTTCGGGAGTGCCACTGCCTTTTCATCAAAAATAATTGCTGGTCCTGCTTTTAATACAGTAAAAGGCGTTACCTTTACAAATACAGATGAGATAGATGCGATTATCTCTTATTATCAATCACTACAAATTCCTTGCCGTTTTGAAATTACACCAGCGCAAGGTACAGCTGAACTATTTCAATACTTATCTGAAAAAGGATTTTACCAATCTAGCTTCCATACCGCTTTATATAGTAAACCGAAAGAAGATCCATCTCTTCTTCCTTCTAACATTTCAGTACGCAAGCTAAAAGAAAATGAGTTTGATATTTTTGCAGATATATATGTACGTGGTTTTAACATGCCATCCTTTACAAAAGATGGCGTGCGCCAAAATAACAAAATTCTTTACAATAAACTAGGATGGCATTTTTTCATAGCTGAAGTTCAAAATACTCCTGCTAGTATAGGAGTTCTCTATATAAATAACGGTGTTGCCTCATTAGCCGCTTCTGCTACTTTGCCAGAATTTCAGCGTAAAGGCTGTCATACTGCATTAATTCAAAAACGAATTGAGACAGCTATTGAATCCAATTGTCATTTAATAGTTGGACAAGCAAGGTTCGGTAGCGGCAGCCAAAATAATATGGAACGTGCCCATATGAAAATCGCTTATACGAAATCAATATGGACTGCAAAAAACATATAA
- a CDS encoding acetyl-CoA C-acyltransferase, whose translation MNRAVIVEAKRTPIGTINGMLKDYEVQQLAAPLLSFLGKGIEKEIDDVILGNVVGPGGNVARLSALEAGLGYHIPGVTIDRQCGAGLEAIRTACHLIQGEAGNCYIAGGVESTSTSPFQNRARFSPETIGDPNMGVAAEYVAERYNITKEMQDEYACLSYKRTLQALEKGYIHDEILSFNGLLDESIKPEMNYERIIKRTKPAFLQNGTVTAGNSCGVNDGACAVLVMEEGQAKKLGYKPVLRFVRSAVVGVNPNLPGTGPIFAVHKLLKEMNVKVEDIDYFEINEAFASKVVACAKELQIPYEKVNVNGGAIALGHPYGASGAMLVTRLFYQAKRERMKYGIATLGIGGGIGLALLFEKVED comes from the coding sequence ATGAATAGGGCGGTTATTGTAGAAGCGAAAAGAACACCTATTGGTACGATTAATGGGATGTTGAAAGACTATGAAGTTCAGCAATTAGCCGCACCACTGCTTTCATTTCTAGGTAAAGGAATTGAGAAGGAAATAGACGATGTTATATTAGGGAACGTTGTTGGACCAGGAGGTAATGTTGCAAGATTATCTGCTTTAGAAGCGGGACTTGGCTATCATATTCCTGGTGTAACGATTGATCGGCAATGTGGTGCTGGATTGGAAGCCATTCGCACTGCATGTCATCTTATTCAAGGTGAGGCAGGTAATTGTTATATTGCAGGAGGAGTAGAGAGTACAAGTACATCACCTTTTCAAAATAGAGCGCGATTTTCACCTGAAACAATTGGTGATCCTAATATGGGAGTAGCGGCTGAATATGTTGCAGAACGTTATAACATAACGAAAGAAATGCAAGACGAGTACGCTTGCCTTAGTTATAAACGAACACTGCAAGCGTTAGAAAAAGGATATATACATGATGAAATATTGTCTTTTAATGGATTATTAGATGAATCTATAAAGCCAGAAATGAATTATGAACGAATCATTAAAAGAACAAAACCCGCATTTTTACAAAATGGTACAGTAACGGCAGGTAATTCATGCGGTGTAAATGATGGGGCATGTGCCGTTCTTGTCATGGAAGAGGGGCAAGCCAAAAAATTAGGATACAAGCCAGTTCTTCGTTTCGTTCGTAGTGCTGTAGTTGGAGTGAATCCAAACCTTCCGGGAACTGGTCCAATATTTGCAGTGCACAAATTGTTAAAAGAAATGAATGTAAAGGTAGAAGACATCGATTATTTTGAAATAAATGAAGCGTTTGCTTCAAAAGTTGTAGCTTGTGCAAAGGAGTTACAAATTCCGTACGAAAAAGTAAATGTAAATGGTGGTGCAATTGCGCTTGGTCATCCATACGGTGCATCTGGGGCTATGCTTGTAACGCGCTTGTTTTATCAGGCGAAACGAGAGCGTATGAAATACGGAATCGCGACGTTAGGAATAGGGGGAGGGATAGGCCTTGCGTTATTATTTGAGAAAGTAGAAGACTAG
- a CDS encoding biotin transporter BioY produces MNTKNLVFVALFSSIMGVLGLIPPIALSITPVPITLQSLGVMLAGGLLGSRLGALSQLIFLLIVGVGAPLLAGGRGGPGVFVGPSAGYLLGYIVGAFVIGYLIERLREVSIIKVLCINIIGGIFVVYVFGITVQAFLMGVSVWETMKVSAVFLPGDCIKAIIAAVLVTKLHRSLKHIITPALKGGKYTNAG; encoded by the coding sequence ATGAATACAAAAAACTTAGTTTTCGTCGCTTTATTTAGTTCTATTATGGGAGTATTAGGGTTAATACCCCCAATTGCTCTTTCTATCACACCAGTTCCAATTACATTACAATCACTTGGTGTTATGCTTGCTGGTGGACTGTTAGGATCACGTCTTGGTGCATTAAGTCAGCTTATTTTCTTACTTATTGTAGGAGTTGGAGCACCATTACTTGCTGGTGGACGAGGTGGTCCAGGTGTATTCGTTGGGCCAAGTGCAGGATACTTACTTGGTTATATCGTTGGAGCGTTTGTCATTGGTTATTTAATTGAGCGTTTACGTGAAGTTTCTATTATAAAAGTATTATGCATTAATATAATTGGTGGTATTTTCGTAGTTTATGTATTTGGTATTACTGTACAAGCTTTCTTAATGGGTGTTTCCGTATGGGAGACGATGAAAGTGAGTGCTGTGTTTTTACCAGGGGATTGTATAAAAGCAATTATTGCAGCAGTTCTTGTAACAAAATTACACCGTTCATTGAAACATATTATTACGCCTGCTCTAAAGGGCGGGAAATATACAAATGCGGGATAA
- a CDS encoding helix-turn-helix domain-containing protein, whose product MGFGEKLFKLRKEKGLSQEALAEKLNTTRQAVSKWENGQGFPETEKLIMIGNVFEVSLDYLLKETAEQSNENVDGYYVSKEMAEGYVVYGQKISKYIALGFSLLILSTIPYLLFKENATMSTFLVIIIAVLGIGAMMVPVTIEESRYNVLTKEELLFDQNFLKELTKRYATIKKKYAAVMIVGFCFIAAGAIPFLFEKKHITSGELVQYYPYCVVLIAIGVYLFIRVLGVLEVYRILVENKEYSNRFIFKLKKKVREKVDNF is encoded by the coding sequence ATGGGATTTGGTGAAAAGCTTTTTAAATTAAGAAAGGAAAAGGGTCTTTCTCAAGAAGCGTTAGCGGAGAAATTAAACACAACGAGGCAAGCGGTTAGTAAATGGGAAAATGGTCAAGGTTTTCCTGAAACTGAAAAGTTAATAATGATTGGAAATGTATTTGAAGTATCACTCGACTATTTATTAAAAGAAACTGCTGAGCAAAGTAATGAAAATGTAGATGGATATTACGTAAGTAAGGAAATGGCAGAAGGGTATGTAGTGTATGGACAAAAAATTTCTAAATATATAGCGCTAGGATTTAGTTTGCTCATTTTATCTACAATACCGTATTTATTATTTAAAGAAAATGCAACAATGTCGACATTTCTTGTTATTATCATTGCTGTCCTTGGAATTGGAGCGATGATGGTACCTGTAACGATAGAAGAGAGTCGATACAATGTATTGACGAAGGAAGAACTACTATTTGATCAAAACTTTCTAAAAGAATTGACAAAAAGATATGCGACTATTAAGAAGAAGTATGCGGCAGTAATGATTGTTGGATTTTGTTTTATAGCCGCAGGTGCAATACCGTTTTTGTTTGAGAAAAAGCATATCACTTCAGGAGAATTAGTGCAGTATTATCCGTACTGCGTTGTACTTATTGCTATCGGAGTTTATCTTTTTATTCGTGTGTTAGGAGTATTAGAGGTGTATCGAATTTTAGTAGAAAATAAAGAATATAGTAATCGTTTTATTTTTAAACTGAAAAAGAAAGTGAGAGAAAAAGTGGATAATTTTTAA
- a CDS encoding DUF6434 domain-containing protein, with the protein MRPPLTKSVSLEDFQSYYWLKAELQTFCRENGLPASGSKIEITERISHYLHTGKISKNNSGPKASKTSLSYKDLSLQTVITENHRCSEEVRAFFKEKIGANFRFTVALQKFFKENVGKTYEDAITFWYEENERKKDPSYKTTISAQFEYNRFTRDFFEDPNNKGKSNADAIAAWNEIKAKPGSNVYVPQKVEN; encoded by the coding sequence ATGCGTCCACCTTTAACAAAGTCTGTATCACTTGAAGATTTCCAAAGCTATTATTGGTTAAAAGCAGAACTCCAAACATTTTGTCGTGAGAATGGTTTACCAGCTAGTGGCTCTAAGATTGAAATAACCGAGCGTATCTCACATTATTTACATACTGGTAAAATATCGAAAAACAACTCTGGTCCAAAAGCGAGTAAAACTTCTCTCTCTTATAAAGACCTTTCTCTTCAAACTGTTATTACTGAAAATCACCGCTGTAGCGAAGAGGTTCGGGCTTTTTTCAAAGAAAAAATTGGAGCAAACTTCCGATTTACAGTAGCTCTTCAAAAGTTTTTTAAAGAGAATGTTGGAAAAACATATGAAGACGCGATAACATTTTGGTATGAAGAAAACGAACGAAAAAAAGATCCTTCTTATAAAACAACGATCAGCGCGCAGTTTGAATACAATCGCTTTACTCGGGACTTTTTCGAAGATCCAAATAATAAAGGAAAATCAAATGCTGATGCTATCGCTGCTTGGAACGAAATAAAAGCAAAGCCTGGTAGCAATGTTTATGTTCCTCAAAAAGTAGAAAACTAG
- a CDS encoding DHHA1 domain-containing protein: protein MEQKLYYTDAYKQDFTTKVIKQDYDKDGNLYVILNETAFYPTGGGQPHDTGTLNGIAVLGVEEVDEEIRHFIAEQLHTEEVEGKINWERRFDHMQQHAAQHILSAAFWDYFNIPTIGFHLGKETVTIDLETENLHAETVEKAVQIANKIVFENHPILIKWMNLEEAKTLPLRKEPTMTENIRVVMIENFDYNGCGGTHPKRTGEVGPIEVLGWERNKGGIRLTFIAGWRTLKLMGQQQQIMKDVSKQLNSSEADIPAKVAQLLTSQKENEKAMQTMTEKLLYAEANELLQHPTEIHAGILISKVFTNRSMQEIAKLSAIITEQQEHAITYFVIENDDKLQCILACGKTVTLDMNALLKEALPTIEGKGGGNKKSARGGGKAIMTGDEFLNQLVYSLQSAV from the coding sequence TTGGAGCAAAAATTATATTACACTGACGCTTATAAGCAAGACTTTACTACAAAAGTTATAAAGCAAGATTATGATAAAGACGGTAACTTATACGTTATTTTAAACGAAACGGCATTTTATCCAACAGGTGGCGGGCAACCCCATGATACTGGAACTTTAAATGGCATTGCTGTACTTGGTGTTGAAGAAGTCGACGAAGAAATCCGCCACTTCATTGCAGAACAATTACATACAGAAGAAGTAGAAGGTAAAATTAATTGGGAGCGCCGTTTTGATCATATGCAACAACATGCGGCTCAGCACATTTTATCTGCTGCTTTTTGGGATTACTTTAACATACCTACGATTGGATTCCATCTTGGTAAAGAAACGGTAACAATTGATTTAGAAACAGAAAATTTACATGCAGAAACGGTTGAAAAAGCAGTACAAATTGCAAACAAAATTGTTTTTGAAAATCATCCAATTCTTATTAAATGGATGAACTTAGAAGAAGCGAAAACATTACCACTTCGCAAAGAACCGACTATGACAGAAAATATACGCGTTGTTATGATCGAAAACTTTGATTATAACGGCTGTGGTGGAACGCATCCGAAACGTACAGGTGAAGTAGGGCCTATTGAAGTATTAGGATGGGAACGTAATAAAGGCGGCATACGATTAACATTTATCGCTGGTTGGCGCACACTTAAATTAATGGGACAACAGCAACAAATTATGAAGGATGTTTCTAAACAATTAAACAGTAGCGAAGCTGATATTCCAGCAAAAGTAGCACAACTTCTTACTTCTCAAAAAGAAAATGAAAAAGCAATGCAAACAATGACTGAAAAATTATTATATGCAGAAGCAAATGAACTACTTCAACACCCTACAGAAATCCATGCTGGCATACTTATTTCTAAAGTATTTACAAATCGTTCTATGCAAGAAATCGCAAAGCTTTCTGCTATTATTACAGAACAACAAGAGCACGCCATTACATATTTCGTCATTGAAAATGATGACAAACTACAATGCATCCTCGCTTGCGGAAAAACGGTCACGCTCGATATGAATGCACTTTTAAAAGAGGCACTTCCTACAATTGAAGGAAAAGGTGGTGGAAATAAAAAGAGTGCTCGTGGCGGCGGGAAAGCGATTATGACTGGGGATGAGTTTTTAAATCAACTTGTTTATTCTTTACAGTCAGCGGTGTAA
- a CDS encoding ABC-2 transporter permease, protein MRGLLLTNYYLVYRTFFMFMGIAILGAGFVFYFGDASMYRLIATFIILFAAIPALEVIKYESKSGYEKYVLTLPVTRSNIVQSHYFFYFSVVIIGTLLSYGIFYVHGLVSNTPIDDGIFKSVSLGTFIILNAGAIAYPLLYVFGAEKSDAITIGGACGGLVTYFGLQSVIGYLIEQFPISNLNSSLYVSILYTIFGVIIYIFSFVISVFIYRKKEF, encoded by the coding sequence ATGAGAGGTTTATTATTGACGAACTATTATCTAGTGTATCGAACTTTCTTTATGTTCATGGGAATAGCGATATTGGGAGCCGGATTCGTTTTTTATTTTGGTGATGCTTCAATGTACCGTTTAATTGCTACGTTCATTATCTTATTTGCTGCGATTCCTGCACTTGAAGTTATTAAATATGAGAGTAAGTCAGGTTATGAAAAATATGTACTTACTTTACCTGTTACTAGAAGTAATATTGTGCAAAGTCACTACTTTTTCTATTTTTCAGTTGTAATTATTGGTACTTTATTATCATATGGCATATTTTATGTACATGGTTTAGTTTCAAATACACCAATTGATGATGGTATATTTAAGAGTGTTTCTTTAGGGACTTTCATCATTCTTAATGCCGGAGCAATAGCCTATCCACTCCTCTATGTTTTTGGAGCAGAAAAATCTGATGCCATTACAATTGGAGGCGCATGTGGGGGACTTGTTACTTATTTTGGATTACAAAGTGTAATTGGCTATCTAATAGAACAATTTCCAATATCAAATTTAAATTCATCTTTATACGTTTCAATTTTATATACGATATTTGGTGTTATCATATATATCTTTTCTTTTGTTATTTCGGTATTTATATATCGTAAGAAGGAATTTTAG
- a CDS encoding CsbD family protein, translating into MTKHDHGLKEKVEGAIDKVKGEVKEVVGKVTDNKKLQAEGKWDKVKGTAKDTVGNVKEKVHEYKEHKENK; encoded by the coding sequence ATGACTAAACATGATCATGGTTTAAAAGAAAAAGTAGAAGGTGCCATCGATAAAGTAAAAGGTGAAGTAAAAGAAGTTGTCGGGAAAGTAACTGACAATAAAAAATTACAAGCTGAAGGAAAATGGGATAAAGTGAAAGGCACTGCTAAAGATACTGTCGGTAATGTGAAAGAAAAAGTTCATGAATATAAAGAGCATAAAGAGAATAAATAA